A DNA window from Gemmatimonadaceae bacterium contains the following coding sequences:
- a CDS encoding metallophosphoesterase has protein sequence MRITPPPAAAPAEQVALSGAYAMVGVGDIASCSQRLGIETAMLVDSVLRADSVAGVQASVFTLGDNVYSSGTTEQFEKCFTPSWGDPKRRIMKSLHPTPGNHEYYSPNADPYYRYFGPAAGVVGKGYYSYDVAKWHVVVVNSELFVNSMFSDSARKEQLDWVAQDLKAHKALCTIAYWHHPRFSSGWHGNDTRFTPLWQILHDHDVDLVLNGHDHDYERFAPMAPSGVLDSAKGIAEIVAGTGGEDLRGFNDIVPNSVYRIEGRAGVLLLTLGDKEWRSAWVEVGGRVWDQAGGKCH, from the coding sequence GTGCGCATCACGCCGCCGCCGGCCGCCGCCCCGGCGGAGCAGGTCGCGTTGAGCGGCGCGTACGCGATGGTCGGCGTCGGCGACATCGCGAGCTGCTCGCAGCGGCTCGGCATCGAGACGGCGATGCTCGTCGACAGCGTGCTTCGCGCCGACAGCGTGGCGGGCGTGCAGGCATCCGTGTTCACGCTCGGCGACAACGTCTATTCCTCGGGCACGACCGAACAATTCGAGAAATGTTTTACGCCGTCGTGGGGCGATCCGAAGCGGCGGATCATGAAGAGCCTCCACCCCACGCCCGGTAACCACGAGTACTACTCGCCCAACGCGGACCCGTATTACCGATACTTCGGTCCCGCGGCGGGCGTTGTCGGCAAGGGCTACTACAGCTACGACGTCGCGAAGTGGCACGTCGTCGTCGTCAACAGCGAGTTGTTCGTGAACTCGATGTTCAGCGATTCGGCGCGGAAGGAACAACTCGACTGGGTCGCGCAGGACCTCAAGGCTCATAAGGCGCTTTGCACGATCGCGTACTGGCACCATCCGCGGTTCAGCTCCGGCTGGCACGGCAACGACACGAGGTTCACGCCGCTGTGGCAAATCCTCCATGACCACGATGTCGACCTCGTGCTGAACGGCCACGACCACGACTACGAGCGATTCGCGCCGATGGCGCCGAGCGGCGTCCTCGACTCGGCGAAGGGAATCGCCGAAATCGTCGCCGGCACCGGCGGTGAAGACCTGCGCGGGTTCAACGACATCGTCCCGAATTCCGTGTATCGCATTGAGGGTCGAGCCGGCGTCTTGCTGCTCACGCTCGGCGACAAGGAGTGGCGGTCGGCGTGGGTCGAGGTCGGCGGACGCGTCTGGGATCAGGCCGGCGGCAAGTGCCACTAG